In Sphingomonas sp. SUN019, one genomic interval encodes:
- the rplK gene encoding 50S ribosomal protein L11, translating into MAKKITGYIKLQVPAGAANPSPPIGPALGQRGVNIMEFCKAFNASTGDQEKGTPLPTVITVYADRSFSFETKTPPATYLIKKAANLKSGSKEPGKVSAGKIKRSQLSEIATAKMKDLNANDIEAATKIIEGSARAMGLEVVEG; encoded by the coding sequence GTGGCCAAAAAGATTACCGGCTATATCAAGCTGCAGGTGCCCGCCGGCGCCGCCAATCCTTCACCCCCGATCGGCCCCGCGCTGGGTCAGCGCGGCGTGAACATCATGGAATTCTGCAAGGCGTTCAACGCGTCGACCGGTGATCAGGAAAAGGGCACGCCGCTGCCGACCGTCATCACTGTCTATGCCGATCGTTCGTTCAGCTTCGAGACGAAGACGCCGCCCGCGACGTATCTGATCAAGAAGGCCGCGAACCTGAAGTCGGGTTCCAAGGAACCGGGCAAGGTGAGCGCTGGAAAGATCAAGCGTTCGCAGCTCAGCGAAATCGCGACCGCGAAGATGAAGGATCTGAACGCCAACGACATCGAGGCTGCGACCAAGATCATCGAAGGCTCCGCCCGCGCGATGGGCCTCGAAGTGGTGGAGGGCTGA
- the rplA gene encoding 50S ribosomal protein L1, which produces MANLSKKQKAITVDREKLHGIDEAIALAKSGATSKFDETIEVALNLGVDPRHADQMVRGVVTLPAGTGKTVRVGVFAKGAKADEAREAGADVVGAEDLMEIIQGGKIEFDRCIATPDMMGVVGRLGKVLGPKGLMPNPKLGTVTMNVAQAVKDAKGGQVEYRVEKAGIIHSGIGKASFPAEELRRNFDALVDAVVKAKPSGAKGKYVKKVAISSTMGAGIKVDTAEVVGA; this is translated from the coding sequence ATGGCTAATTTGAGCAAGAAGCAGAAGGCGATCACGGTCGACCGCGAAAAGCTGCACGGCATCGACGAGGCGATCGCGCTGGCGAAGTCGGGCGCGACGAGCAAGTTCGACGAGACGATCGAAGTCGCGCTGAACCTGGGCGTCGATCCGCGTCACGCCGACCAGATGGTCCGCGGCGTGGTGACGCTCCCGGCCGGTACGGGTAAGACCGTCCGCGTCGGCGTGTTCGCGAAGGGTGCGAAGGCCGACGAGGCGCGTGAGGCCGGGGCTGACGTGGTCGGCGCCGAAGACCTGATGGAGATCATCCAGGGCGGCAAGATCGAGTTCGACCGCTGCATCGCGACCCCGGACATGATGGGCGTCGTCGGGCGGCTGGGCAAGGTGCTGGGTCCGAAGGGCCTGATGCCGAACCCTAAGCTGGGCACGGTCACGATGAACGTCGCGCAGGCGGTCAAGGACGCCAAGGGCGGCCAGGTCGAATATCGCGTCGAAAAGGCCGGGATCATCCATTCGGGCATCGGCAAGGCGAGCTTCCCCGCGGAAGAACTGCGCCGCAACTTCGATGCGCTGGTCGACGCGGTCGTGAAGGCCAAGCCGTCGGGTGCAAAGGGCAAGTACGTCAAGAAGGTCGCGATCTCCAGCACGATGGGTGCCGGGATCAAGGTCGATACCGCCGAGGTGGTGGGCGCGTAA